One window of Magallana gigas chromosome 2, xbMagGiga1.1, whole genome shotgun sequence genomic DNA carries:
- the LOC117691615 gene encoding uncharacterized protein isoform X1, with translation MAIQENGFPHHFMEAEASLVFYSQLMVLLTGASWEKFALGAKFINLVVGSSRQFYKMQLQYRTAIEEKFHKHISEVYKKLGGLPLSVAVDVRFDSPDVSIIMLSGFCASRSTAVFMDSNTKAIIHMEVGDSREVDRHSSKMERLLIDRGLQHLLTASPLVIWEIISDASRNIISLMKSDPYKHLQHSLDIWHKAKKLTTSLSDIAKTPGCRGLLQWIRPIVNHFWWCCSTCKGSVERLLKRWMGILYHINNKHVWAGGRCRHSEEHETECSNWLQRDTVVFKNLRMLVTNRDWCGSMKFYTNCRQTWAVENFFSHTLLHYCPKQKSYGYDAYHIRNMLAVMDHNNHLGRMPLVGQDGEVYAKGQVSRRTKQWVAYEEKAPKDFKYIPELMAACMRATYGVSETKFRKSRKSMSLDSIAKNLSGETNPGSRILLAKMQSRKKTGPAAKESC, from the exons atGGCCATCCAGGAAAATGGATTTCCACACCATTTTATGGAGGCAGAAGCTTCATTAGTATTTTACTCCCAACTCATGGTGCTTCTTACAG gTGCTTCTTGGGAAAAATTTGCCTTAGGTGCAAAATTTATAAACCTTGTTGTTGGATCTTCCCGCCAATTTTACAAGATGCAACTTCAGTATAGG ACTGCAATAGAGGAGAAGTTCCATAAGCACATTTCAGAGGTGTACAAGAAGTTGGGAGGTTTACCACTTAGTGTGGCTGTAGATGTACGATTTGACTCACctg ATGTTTCCATTATTATGCTTTCAGGATTTTGTGCAAGTAGATCAACTGCAGTATTTATGGATTCTAACACCAAGGCCATAATACACATGGAAGTAGGCGATTCCAGGGAAGTTGACAGGCACAGTTCCAAGATGGAAAGGCTTCTCATTGACAGAGGACTACAACATCTACTCACTGCCTCTCCTCTTGTTATATGGGAAATCATATCTGATGCTAGCAGAAACATAATTTCTTTGATGA AATCAGACCCTTACAAGCACCTGCAGCACAGCTTGGACATTTGGCATAAGGCCAAAAAGCTCACAACATCTCTTTCTGATATTGCCAAGACACCAGGATGCAGAGGACTGTTGCAATGGATACGGCCTATTGTGAATCATTTTTGGTGGTGCTGCAGTACTTGTAAAGGCAGTGTCGAGCGTCTGTTGAAGAGGTGGATGGGAATCCTGTACCATATCAACAATAAACATGTGTGGGCAGGTGGACG TTGTCGACATTCTGAGGAACACGAGACCGAATGCAGCAATTGGCTCCAGAGAGACACGGTGGTTTTCAAGAATCTACG GATGTTGGTAACAAACAGAGATTGGTGTGGAAGCATGAAATTTTACACCAACTGTCGACAAACCTGGGCTGTGGAAAACTTTTTTAGCCATACACTCCTTCATTACTGTCCAAAACAGAAATCCTATGGTTATGACGCCTATCATATTAGGAACATGCTGGCTGTCATGGACCACAACAACCACCTTGGAAGGATGCCATTGGTTGGACAGGATGGAGAAGTGTATGCTAAAGGCCAGGTATCCAGGAGGACCAAACAGTGGGTTGCATATGAGGAGAAAGCAccaaaagattttaaatatattccAG AACTGATGGCTGCTTGCATGAGAGCAACATATGGTGTTTCTGAAACCAAGTTCAGAAAGAGTAGAAAATCCATGTCTTTGGATTCAATTGCCAAGAATCTTTCTGGGGAAACAAATCCGGGATCACGAATCCTTTTAGCCAAGATGCAGAGCAGAAAAAAGACAG GGCCAGCCGCCAAAGAAAGCTGTTGA
- the LOC117691615 gene encoding uncharacterized protein isoform X2, which translates to MAIQENGFPHHFMEAEASLVFYSQLMVLLTGASWEKFALGAKFINLVVGSSRQFYKMQLQYRTAIEEKFHKHISEVYKKLGGLPLSVAVDVRFDSPGFCASRSTAVFMDSNTKAIIHMEVGDSREVDRHSSKMERLLIDRGLQHLLTASPLVIWEIISDASRNIISLMKSDPYKHLQHSLDIWHKAKKLTTSLSDIAKTPGCRGLLQWIRPIVNHFWWCCSTCKGSVERLLKRWMGILYHINNKHVWAGGRCRHSEEHETECSNWLQRDTVVFKNLRMLVTNRDWCGSMKFYTNCRQTWAVENFFSHTLLHYCPKQKSYGYDAYHIRNMLAVMDHNNHLGRMPLVGQDGEVYAKGQVSRRTKQWVAYEEKAPKDFKYIPELMAACMRATYGVSETKFRKSRKSMSLDSIAKNLSGETNPGSRILLAKMQSRKKTGPAAKESC; encoded by the exons atGGCCATCCAGGAAAATGGATTTCCACACCATTTTATGGAGGCAGAAGCTTCATTAGTATTTTACTCCCAACTCATGGTGCTTCTTACAG gTGCTTCTTGGGAAAAATTTGCCTTAGGTGCAAAATTTATAAACCTTGTTGTTGGATCTTCCCGCCAATTTTACAAGATGCAACTTCAGTATAGG ACTGCAATAGAGGAGAAGTTCCATAAGCACATTTCAGAGGTGTACAAGAAGTTGGGAGGTTTACCACTTAGTGTGGCTGTAGATGTACGATTTGACTCACctg GATTTTGTGCAAGTAGATCAACTGCAGTATTTATGGATTCTAACACCAAGGCCATAATACACATGGAAGTAGGCGATTCCAGGGAAGTTGACAGGCACAGTTCCAAGATGGAAAGGCTTCTCATTGACAGAGGACTACAACATCTACTCACTGCCTCTCCTCTTGTTATATGGGAAATCATATCTGATGCTAGCAGAAACATAATTTCTTTGATGA AATCAGACCCTTACAAGCACCTGCAGCACAGCTTGGACATTTGGCATAAGGCCAAAAAGCTCACAACATCTCTTTCTGATATTGCCAAGACACCAGGATGCAGAGGACTGTTGCAATGGATACGGCCTATTGTGAATCATTTTTGGTGGTGCTGCAGTACTTGTAAAGGCAGTGTCGAGCGTCTGTTGAAGAGGTGGATGGGAATCCTGTACCATATCAACAATAAACATGTGTGGGCAGGTGGACG TTGTCGACATTCTGAGGAACACGAGACCGAATGCAGCAATTGGCTCCAGAGAGACACGGTGGTTTTCAAGAATCTACG GATGTTGGTAACAAACAGAGATTGGTGTGGAAGCATGAAATTTTACACCAACTGTCGACAAACCTGGGCTGTGGAAAACTTTTTTAGCCATACACTCCTTCATTACTGTCCAAAACAGAAATCCTATGGTTATGACGCCTATCATATTAGGAACATGCTGGCTGTCATGGACCACAACAACCACCTTGGAAGGATGCCATTGGTTGGACAGGATGGAGAAGTGTATGCTAAAGGCCAGGTATCCAGGAGGACCAAACAGTGGGTTGCATATGAGGAGAAAGCAccaaaagattttaaatatattccAG AACTGATGGCTGCTTGCATGAGAGCAACATATGGTGTTTCTGAAACCAAGTTCAGAAAGAGTAGAAAATCCATGTCTTTGGATTCAATTGCCAAGAATCTTTCTGGGGAAACAAATCCGGGATCACGAATCCTTTTAGCCAAGATGCAGAGCAGAAAAAAGACAG GGCCAGCCGCCAAAGAAAGCTGTTGA
- the LOC136273232 gene encoding uncharacterized protein: MPPKNDKRNCRHHEGKGSRSKRSRPERSAPSTDDQASQEPGPSRSRECAIAIESEDVATVNQSLPPTPVPALAIQSVVPLQEVGTRGTHQTRPNSIRISQHDLQIQMNKLLDASISSNTKTSYETGLRSFFNFRREFGYEILWPPPLRDVVQFVSYLSLKKCSYATARSYLSSISFQCKVQNLVDETKNFLVLKVLEGMRRIGRSADARLPITLELLKQLVETLPGICHDTYETKLFRAAYLLAFFGFLRIGEFALSTGNGVHSILQVTDVQFQANYSKLLVLIKSSKTDQDRKGVSLVIDRIEGILCPVAGLIDYLAVRPKIKGPLFIHLGKNPLTRYQFSAILEKALHVLGVEGHYRAHSFRIGAATLAFEAGCTQDLIMEAGRWKSRAYRTYIRCPIGQMLGTNKM; encoded by the exons ATGCCACCAAAAAATGATAAGCGGAATTGCAGACACCACGAGGGGAAGGGATCAAGGTCAAAGAGGTCAAGACCCGAGCGATCAGCTCCATCCACTGACGATCAGGCATCTCAGGAACCAGGTCCATCACGAAGCAGGGAATGCGCCATCGCAATAGAAAGTGAAGATGTGGCAACCGTGAACCAAAGTTTGCCCCCAACACCTGTTCCTGCTTTAGCTATTCAATCAG TGGTACCGCTTCAAGAGGTTGGCACCAGAGGCACACACCAGACCAGACCCAATTCCATTAGAATTAGTCAACATGATTTACAGATTCAAATGAACAAATTGTTAGATGCTTCAATCTCCAGCAACACCAAGACATCTTATGAAACAGGGCTaagatcattttttaatttccgGAGAGAATTTGGGTACGAGATTTTATGGCCCCCACCACTCAGGGACGTTGTtcaatttgtttcttatttGTCACTTAAGAAATGTTCTTATGCTACGGCTAGGTCTTACTTATCATCCATTAGTTTTCAATGCAAAGTTCAAAATTTGGTTGATGAAACAAAAAACTTCCTTGTTCTGAAGGTTCTTGAAGGTATGAGAAGAATTGGTAGGTCTGCTGATGCAAGGTTACCTATAACCTTGGAATTACTCAAACAACTTGTGGAGACTTTACCAGGTATTTGTCATGATACCTATGAAACAAAGTTGTTTCGAGCTGCATATTTATTAGCTTTCTTTGGTTTTCTCAGAATAGGGGAATTTGCATTGTCTACTGGTAATGGTGttcattcaatattgcaagTGACAGATGTACAGTTTCAAGCTAATTACTCCAAGCTCTTGGTACTCATAAAAAGCTCAAAAACTGATCAGGATAGGAAGGGTGTTTCTCTGGTCATTGATAGAATTGAGGGAATTTTGTGTCCAGTAGCAGGTTTGATTGATTATCTTGCTGTTCGACCAAAAATTAAAGGCCCATTGTTCATTCATTTGGGAAAGAACCCTCTTACTAGGTATCAGTTCTCAGCTATTTTAGAAAAAGCACTTCATGTTCTTGGAGTTGAGGGACATTATAGGGCCCATTCGTTTCGTATAGGGGCAGCCACTTTAGCATTTGAGGCTGGGTGCACACAGGATCTTATAATGGAAGCAGGCCGTTGGAAGTCTAGGGCATATAGGACATACATAAGATGTCCTATTGGGCAGATGTTAGGAACAAATaagatgtaa
- the LOC117691615 gene encoding uncharacterized protein isoform X3 yields MAIQENGFPHHFMEAEASLVFYSQLMVLLTGASWEKFALGAKFINLVVGSSRQFYKMQLQYRTAIEEKFHKHISEVYKKLGGLPLSVAVDVRFDSPDVSIIMLSGFCASRSTAVFMDSNTKAIIHMEVGDSREVDRHSSKMERLLIDRGLQHLLTASPLVIWEIISDASRNIISLMKSDPYKHLQHSLDIWHKAKKLTTSLSDIAKTPGCRGLLQWIRPIVNHFWWCCSTCKGSVERLLKRWMGILYHINNKHVWAGGRMLVTNRDWCGSMKFYTNCRQTWAVENFFSHTLLHYCPKQKSYGYDAYHIRNMLAVMDHNNHLGRMPLVGQDGEVYAKGQVSRRTKQWVAYEEKAPKDFKYIPELMAACMRATYGVSETKFRKSRKSMSLDSIAKNLSGETNPGSRILLAKMQSRKKTGPAAKESC; encoded by the exons atGGCCATCCAGGAAAATGGATTTCCACACCATTTTATGGAGGCAGAAGCTTCATTAGTATTTTACTCCCAACTCATGGTGCTTCTTACAG gTGCTTCTTGGGAAAAATTTGCCTTAGGTGCAAAATTTATAAACCTTGTTGTTGGATCTTCCCGCCAATTTTACAAGATGCAACTTCAGTATAGG ACTGCAATAGAGGAGAAGTTCCATAAGCACATTTCAGAGGTGTACAAGAAGTTGGGAGGTTTACCACTTAGTGTGGCTGTAGATGTACGATTTGACTCACctg ATGTTTCCATTATTATGCTTTCAGGATTTTGTGCAAGTAGATCAACTGCAGTATTTATGGATTCTAACACCAAGGCCATAATACACATGGAAGTAGGCGATTCCAGGGAAGTTGACAGGCACAGTTCCAAGATGGAAAGGCTTCTCATTGACAGAGGACTACAACATCTACTCACTGCCTCTCCTCTTGTTATATGGGAAATCATATCTGATGCTAGCAGAAACATAATTTCTTTGATGA AATCAGACCCTTACAAGCACCTGCAGCACAGCTTGGACATTTGGCATAAGGCCAAAAAGCTCACAACATCTCTTTCTGATATTGCCAAGACACCAGGATGCAGAGGACTGTTGCAATGGATACGGCCTATTGTGAATCATTTTTGGTGGTGCTGCAGTACTTGTAAAGGCAGTGTCGAGCGTCTGTTGAAGAGGTGGATGGGAATCCTGTACCATATCAACAATAAACATGTGTGGGCAGGTGGACG GATGTTGGTAACAAACAGAGATTGGTGTGGAAGCATGAAATTTTACACCAACTGTCGACAAACCTGGGCTGTGGAAAACTTTTTTAGCCATACACTCCTTCATTACTGTCCAAAACAGAAATCCTATGGTTATGACGCCTATCATATTAGGAACATGCTGGCTGTCATGGACCACAACAACCACCTTGGAAGGATGCCATTGGTTGGACAGGATGGAGAAGTGTATGCTAAAGGCCAGGTATCCAGGAGGACCAAACAGTGGGTTGCATATGAGGAGAAAGCAccaaaagattttaaatatattccAG AACTGATGGCTGCTTGCATGAGAGCAACATATGGTGTTTCTGAAACCAAGTTCAGAAAGAGTAGAAAATCCATGTCTTTGGATTCAATTGCCAAGAATCTTTCTGGGGAAACAAATCCGGGATCACGAATCCTTTTAGCCAAGATGCAGAGCAGAAAAAAGACAG GGCCAGCCGCCAAAGAAAGCTGTTGA